From Corynebacterium frankenforstense DSM 45800, the proteins below share one genomic window:
- a CDS encoding YhjD/YihY/BrkB family envelope integrity protein, with translation MAATVTDSDEKRTDVYGIERSTADEPGMVDKLRRKWGWFDHVMRMQERYASFGGNQYSAGITYFSVLAIFPLLMLVFAGAGFVLANNPDQLESLQDSVTGSLEGEMGEMISGVIETAVAQRGVIAGIGGLTALWSGLGWMDNLRYGVSKMWRLDPTDGNFAVKKAMDLVGLIGLLLAFGVAFGVTAVGSSGLTARLIEMVGLDHVPGIQYVTWLLAVLIGVAANFLVMLWIVMYLPRTRVPRRSGLQAALIGAVAFEVIKQLGSVFASNALNNPAGAAFGPIIGLMVMMYLVWRVVLYVSAWAATTEESLRLVKLPAPEPAVIRVRNEVRPETVSTPTAVGVGAAVGAAATALATLLRRR, from the coding sequence GGGCTGGTTCGACCACGTGATGCGCATGCAGGAGCGCTACGCCTCCTTCGGCGGCAACCAGTACTCCGCGGGCATCACCTACTTCTCCGTGCTGGCGATCTTCCCGCTGCTCATGCTCGTCTTCGCCGGCGCCGGTTTCGTGCTGGCCAACAACCCGGACCAGTTGGAGTCCCTCCAGGACTCGGTCACCGGCAGCCTCGAGGGCGAGATGGGCGAGATGATCAGCGGGGTCATCGAGACCGCCGTCGCCCAGCGCGGCGTCATCGCCGGCATCGGTGGTCTGACCGCCCTGTGGTCCGGCCTCGGGTGGATGGACAACCTGCGCTACGGCGTGTCCAAGATGTGGCGCCTGGACCCGACCGACGGCAACTTCGCCGTCAAGAAGGCCATGGACCTCGTCGGCCTGATCGGCCTGCTGCTCGCCTTTGGCGTCGCCTTCGGTGTCACCGCCGTCGGCTCCTCCGGCCTGACCGCCCGCCTGATCGAGATGGTCGGCCTGGACCACGTGCCCGGCATCCAGTACGTCACCTGGCTGCTGGCCGTCCTCATCGGTGTCGCGGCCAACTTCCTGGTCATGCTCTGGATCGTGATGTACCTGCCGCGCACCCGCGTGCCGCGCCGCTCCGGCCTGCAGGCCGCGCTGATCGGCGCGGTCGCCTTCGAGGTCATCAAGCAGCTCGGTTCGGTCTTCGCCTCCAACGCGCTGAACAACCCGGCCGGTGCCGCCTTCGGCCCGATCATCGGTCTGATGGTCATGATGTACCTGGTCTGGCGCGTGGTGCTCTACGTCTCCGCGTGGGCCGCCACCACCGAGGAGTCGCTGCGCCTGGTCAAGCTGCCGGCGCCCGAGCCGGCCGTGATCCGCGTGCGCAACGAGGTCCGCCCGGAGACGGTCTCCACCCCGACCGCCGTGGGTGTGGGCGCCGCCGTCGGCGCGGCCGCCACCGCGCTGGCGACCCTGCTGCGCCGCCGCTGA